The DNA window tCTGAGCAGCTTTACTGCTGTTCTTCCTAAACAATATACAAAAGACAAACTGTACAAACTAAGCATAATTACTATTTGAAGTTTTATTCATTATGGTTGTCTGCATTCATCTTGTATATAAAGTATATTAAGTTTGCAACTGAACATTCAAAGACAATTTAATTTAACTGTTTGCAGCAGACATTCATGTAACTGTTTGGCCCAAAGCAAAAGACATTATTCATCTGCTGTAATTGCAGCTAGGATTTCTAATCAGGCATCAGACAGAACAACAAAAAGCAGTCAGCCAATAAACTAAGCCTGAGGCTCACGGTACATGTAGTTGGTTTGGCACTGAAAGCAGAAGTGAGTTCATGTGCACAGAAAGAACGCAATGCTTTCATCATGAACAGAAGCATCAGgaagtgtgtctgtgtgtcttatGAAGCGTCCTGACAGACAGCGGGACGAATGGAAATCAGGAAACCATGCGGGTCTCTGGAAATCATTAGCTCAGGTCTGATGTGTTTGCTCGCGGGCTCAAAGTTTAGACTGAAAGAGTGTCACCCTGAGCGTCTCTCAGAGATTCCTGCAGTTTTGTGAAGCTCGACTGCTCTGAATCAGGTGTTGACGATGGAGAGCGTGCAGAAGACGATCGTGAGGGTCTCTCAGGAGCTCAGCTGTAGTCCCACATCCCTCAGGGTCGCAGAACACCTGGACCAATGCGATGAGCTGCGGCACCTGCGCCACGAGTTCCTCATTCCCAAAATATCAGACCTGCCGCCGTGTGAGTCTCACTTTATATCCCGATCATATAATAGAACAGATAGAACTCTGATTATATCACCGTGATAGAGTGTGTGCTCAGGTCCATTCATCTGATTTCTCGTCTGTTTTAGCGGATTTGTCGCTTGTGGATGGTTCTGAAGATTGCGTTTATCTCGCTGGGAATTCTCTGGGTCTCCAGCCGAAAAACGCCAAAAAATACATCGACGAGGAGCTAGAGAAATGGGCCAAAACGTAAGTCATCTGTCTTGATTCATCAGCTGAAAAATGCAGTTTGAGAAAAATATAACATgaatatcaaataaaaaataccttTTGGTGACTTCATTTGTCTATGCGTTTTACTTATTAAAAGCTTCATTTATAttcactaccgttcaaaagtttggggtcagtagagtttttaatgtatttaactaAGTTTCTAATGCTtctcaaggctgcgtttatttgattaaaaatacagaaaaaaactgtaatattgcaaaatgtttttacaatataaaataagttttttttattttaacatactttaaaatagaatttattcctgtgatgaaacgctgaatttttatcagctgttactccagtcttcagtgtcacatgacccttcagaaatcattctaatatgctggtttattattagaatgctcaatgttggataatatcaacagttgtgctgccaaatattttttggaacctgtgattttttttccaggattctttcatgaataacaagtttaaaaagtacagtgtttattcaaaatataagtttttataacaatgtaaattatttattattaacgttTAATAAACGTTTAATTATTAACTtgatacatccttggtgaatagaagtattaatttcttaaaaaagaaaaaaaaagaaacaataaaaacgtactgaccccaaacttttgaacggtagtgtatatgttgttttgttgaataaaatacaattttttttaaatcatttgaatttaaattgcattttaatatttacatatagtgtctgtttacactagtgcaaaTAGCCTGCTATGTTGGCAGTGGCTGtttacactaactccacccaccaatATGTGATTGGAATAGTCAACACTACAAGACATGGCTGATAATTACTGGCTCCAGTGGCGCAGAGGATAAATCGCGTGTTTTACTTTTTACGAGTTTGAATTCCCCTTCTGGCGAaccttttttctcccttttcaaatctcatcGTATCGGAACGGCATATATTTTCAATAAATATGTAggacataattgaaaagttgaaaataaagtaaataaaatattggTTAGGGTTGtggtaggtgtagggagggcttattgtcccaataaggcagtaccaattaataaattaaattaaaactatattttacactcagtacgtaattattgcatactgttttaatgtaaTACAATTCTATTTGCAAAaagtattataaatatcagaaaatcctgCTGTTTCAACATAGTGCAAATACAATCTATAGCTAtctgcacttagtgtaaatagcatctctCGCCAAGAAAATATGCTATTTACACTTAGTGTAATCACTTTTTACACTTCATTCAAATAGAAGTTTGTTGACTTtttcttatatattttattttatatttatttttcaggtTTTAAGATGTCattttgttgacttttttttataCATGTTGCTTGTTAGAagattttgttaaaatatatttctattcTAAATCATAAAGTAATTTTACTTCAATTTTGTACTATTTATTTTAGTTCATCGTTATATTTCAGGTTTTAGGATGTCATCTTGgtctgattttattatttttatgcaatattaaaagCAGGTTTTCTATATTCATTAtcttgttaaataaaatatacaaaatgtaaTTCAATTTagaattcattttaattaaatttaaccgGTCATTACCttaccatggaaatggtactttaaaaCCTTTTGGcagtctcctcccccttagtggGCGGTGTCAAGTGTCATATTACCAAATGTATTATGGTGTTTCACAATCAAAACTTTTTATAATCATGACAAAATATATATCGTTGTCATAGGAGTAATACTGACAGAGAGATTTAGAcctgtgacagaaaaaaaaatgtatatatatatattttttactttaaggTATCAGGTAAACAAGTTCTTTACTAACgcatatttttcatttttcattagaatcactatttttttttaattcagtgaaaAGCACTGTTAAAAACTAATTTGATAAAATAGCAGAAATACTTTGAAGAAAATCCCATAATACTGTAGTAACCTGCTGTAACCACATGTTGTTTCCAGAGGTGTCCATGGCCACATGAAGGGGTCGCGACCTTGGGTCTGGGCTGAAGACAACCTGGAGGAGCCAATGGCAAAGATCGTTGGTAATTAAGAGCTTGTTAAGTTCAGTTTGACTGGTCGTAATCAGGGTCCGAAATTAACACTCGCCACTCGCCAAATGCGAGCAAATTCTCTGTCTGGCGAGTTAAATTTAAAGCGCCATCCGCCACATGGCGAGTAAATCTTTTCACCAGTAATGTTAATCAGTATCAGTCTCACGGATCTCTGTGATGCTCCCCCGATCGGGCCAGTGCTGCCTtgtcactaaagtttaatttgccgTGCGCAAATACAGtcttggtgcgttcacaccgaaaGCCAAGCGAATATGCGCATCGCGTCACTCGCCGTAGTTTTTCCCGTCACTAGCGCGAATAACAAGAAGGCGCGATCAACCATGGCAgagataaatacgatcgctgctttgtACCTGTTATGTAAGTCCTAAATACACCAGAAAGCCAAATGCCGACGTGTCTGGGTTCACAgcacagtaatgtatcacagatatATCTCAAGAATTCTaatataaacaaagtgtagagagagtgtaaataagagattgatcttgcggtacagagagcgtcgttgattataatagagctctGTGATATcggaaactaagatgagtgacggcttttaatattttttatgggagtttgtaaatgagatattgatttaatacagcagttaaataaacaagaagttattattaggtgacttacattgtctgacaatAACACTATGGCTGATTTTCCGTCGTCAAAATTATTCTGGACCAAGTCACACTGTGTTTGATTGTAGATGTGCAACGGCTCTGCgcgtctccattcaaacacagcggtgtttctttTATAAGTGAActtgtttttaaacgaatcttgtgaaatgattcaatttcccattcattaagagagtcacttgctttattcttgaatgaaccatgcattcaaacgaatcaaatgaatatgattcagtgatcaatttcagtttcgtgccgccacctgctggcatatatttttagttattgaaatcttaaatacttctttaattctttaaattatcaattttatttaaagaaaagttatgctgaataaaaagtgtatgtatagttatatttggcttttgacacatttaaaatatgtggctaagaaataaatattaacttttttttttctttttggtggggccagtaaaaattttggcagggcaagtaaaaatctgaaccactggcccgatcgggccagtagaaaaattccttagcgttgaaccctgctgtggcacaaagactgcgtcagaagcaggaggccagatttcatggacaaagaaaacaagtagtctGACTAGATCAGATAGTTCGTTAAAAACATTTccaagttataataaaaaatctaaaatgaccaaaaagttgTTTTTCTTATTGATGTTTTAATTGTCACTCCTCTCTGTCCGGAGCACATATAATATACAGAATAACGTGCTTTGGATATATCTGTGTTAAATCGTTCAGAATTTTGGCAGGTAAAAAATAAGCTTGGCCGGTGGATTTTTTAATCCACCGGCCAACTTGGCTGGTgtgtcaaaaacttaatttcggtCCCTGGTCGTAATCACATCCAGTATGAGAATGtgaatgaataaatgagcttCATAGGAAATATTTGCATTTCATATCTGTTTCTATGTGATGTAAAAGCAGAGATTGAGCCATAGGTCTGTATTTAGATATAATGTGGGCGGTTCAGCTAAGGTAAACAGAGTAAAGAGAGGACTTTAGCCCTGTGTCTAATCCCTGATTGGCCTGATTTAGCCAATCTGATTCATGGACATGTGTGTGTTCCTGTTATTCCCTACATTATGAGGGCCAAATGCCCTCACAAGTGTAGTAATACCAGTTTTtggtccacatgagaaaataaacTTATAAATCATGCAGAATTAagtgttttaaaggggtcatcggatgcaaaactcacttttgcatgttgtttgaacattaatgtgtgttggcagttttaGTAGACAATcactctacaatgataaaaatccacccagtggtatttgtttaatctttaaaagtaatatcccccttttaaaatcaggtcattctcagcttcttgtcagagtgacggcacacagatagaggccgatcccacgatagttgattgacatgtgcgccttaccttagccccgccctcaccgagctgaaacagtcaagcagacaagaatgtctctaattgagtgattgatggatgtaataatgaacgtagcagttgtcatttactcccgacatctgagccgctgaagacacagaggataatGTTACATACGTTTCTGAAAGGAAAGCTCTGATCATGATTTACATACGCGTCtagttcgtgcgaatcgttcctaatgcaacttcacccacagcagaagtgagtatgagggttttttaatgcagctttgcaaatggccttaataatgtgcttgttgtcaagttttgcggctaaagtaaacattatggctcatcatcccacagcagagaggggcggggcgagcagagctcatttgcatttaaaggaacatgcagtagaatgagttgattttttgacaaggtaaaagggtgtttttgtacactactattgagaatctCTAACCAAAGTATataatagacttttcattaagaccctacagaatcatatgaacttgtggaaaattggcattcgatgacccctttaagaatggAAAAATGCCTGTAGTTTTATGTgagggtaggtttaggtgtagggttagGGAAAGCTGATAAAAAATAGAGAAGAACTATTATGCATGTGGAATGAACCTATAAAACATGTAAATCAGTAAATGTGTGTTTGACTCTTTAAATAGGTGCTAAGCCTGAAGAAGTGGCTCTGATGAATGGATTGACAGTCAATCTGCATCTTCTAATggtaaaaacatttgaaaatacagtatatatttttctgtGCACATTGATTTTCAAATATTCCTCTTTTTATGATCCTCTCAGCTTTCCTTCTACAAGCCGACTCCAAAACGCTACAAGATTCTTCTGGAGGATAAGGCCTTTCCATCCGATCATGTATGCAAACAGTATTTTGATATGAGCATTACTGGATCAGTCACAGCTGTAGGTTTGACgtgtttgtgtgtgaatgtgCAGTACGCCATTGAATCTCAGATCCGGCTGAGAGGACTGGACGTGGCCGACAGCATGCTGATCATCAAACCCAGACAGGTAATGACATCACTTCCTCTAAGTATGATATCATGCACACAGGAAGTGTTTTGTGACTGTTTGGATTGGCTGTTTTTCAGGGTGAAGACACCATCAGGACGGAGGATATCTTGTCGCTCATCGAGCGGGAGGGCGACTCCATTGCTCTGGTCATGCTCAGCAGCGTTCAGTATTACACCGGTCAGCTGTTCAACATGGAGGCCATTACCAGAGCGGGACACGCCAAGGTGAAAAGTCATTCGAAAATCAAGTTTAATGCAATTTAATACTAACATGAGACCAGAGAGACACGTATCAGTTTGGTTTAAACCCGAATAAACCACAACAACAAATGTAAGTAACCATGATCCTGAAAAGAGATCCACCAATCAGAAAGCTTCCTGTTACCATGAAAACAGGAATTGCAAAACAGGCTCAGTAGTGACTGTTCACTCATATTGAGCTTAGGGTTGCAAAAAGAGTTTCCGGAAATTTATTGGAAATGCTTTGCCCTCGTGCGACCCTAATTGGGGTCAGTGTACTGATTTATAGATC is part of the Garra rufa chromosome 25, GarRuf1.0, whole genome shotgun sequence genome and encodes:
- the LOC141301790 gene encoding kynureninase-like, with the translated sequence MESVQKTIVRVSQELSCSPTSLRVAEHLDQCDELRHLRHEFLIPKISDLPPSDLSLVDGSEDCVYLAGNSLGLQPKNAKKYIDEELEKWAKTGVHGHMKGSRPWVWAEDNLEEPMAKIVGAKPEEVALMNGLTVNLHLLMLSFYKPTPKRYKILLEDKAFPSDHYAIESQIRLRGLDVADSMLIIKPRQGEDTIRTEDILSLIEREGDSIALVMLSSVQYYTGQLFNMEAITRAGHAKGCFVGFDCAHTVGNAEMQLHDWNVDFACWCSYKYVNSGAGGLAGAYIHEKHAHSIKPALMGWWGHNLKTRFLMNNEMDLRPGVNGFRLSNQPFLLVCSLQASLEIFNRTSMKDLRRKSVLLTGYLEYLIRHYYTKDPSDPDKPSIHIITPSDPEQRGCQLSLSFSLPIRAVFQELEKRGIACDMREPNVLRVAPVPLYNSFTDVHRFITALGSTLSACGAKH